The following coding sequences lie in one Hippoglossus hippoglossus isolate fHipHip1 chromosome 14, fHipHip1.pri, whole genome shotgun sequence genomic window:
- the rbmx2 gene encoding RNA-binding motif protein, X-linked 2 isoform X3 → MNPLTKVKLINELNEREADLGVKESVSWHTEYKDSAWIFVGGFPFELTEGDIICVFSQYGEVVNINLVRDKKTGKSKGFCFICYEDQRSTILAVDNFNGIKIKGRTIRVDHVKDYRPPKDSEDIDDITKHLRDEGCAPTATKSTSSSSSSSEEDEQYVIPVKKLKKDKKEKKKKKKKKKKAEQERGSRVSSSASPPLHRTPPAVRVKEEKEDTAYDKYNQRGAPPGGQLNGQRAGEEAERRRNHEREGEREEDRQRDDRREGDRQRREREGDRRRETDRDDRRETDRDGETRKETDRDRDDRRRETDRDSRRERDDDRRQMVKRE, encoded by the exons ATGAA TCCGCTGACGAAGGTGAAGCTAATCAACGAGCTGAACGAGCGGGAGGCGGACCTCGGCGTGAaggagtctgtttcctggcaCACGGAGTACAAAGACAGCGCCTGGATCTTTGTAG GAGGATTTCCGTTCGAGCTGACTGAAGGTGACATCATCTGCGTGTTCTCTCA GTACGGCGAGGTCGTCAACATCAACCTGGTGCGAGACAAGAAGACAGGGAAGTCCAAAGGTTTCTGCTTCATCTGCTACGAGGACCAGCGCAGCACCATCCTCGCTGTCGACAACTTCAACGGCATCAAG ATTAAAGGTCGGACCATTCGTGTGGATCACGTTAAAGACTATCGTCCTCCCAAAGACTCCGAGGACATCGATGACATCACCAAGCATCTGAGGGACGAGGGCTGTGCTCCCACAGCCACCAAGTcgacctcctcttcctcctcttcctccgagGAAGACGAGCAGTACGTCATCCctgtgaagaagctgaagaaag ataaaaaagagaagaagaaaaagaagaagaagaagaagaaggcagagcaggagagagggagccgGGTGTCCTCCTCTGCCTCGCCTCCTCTTCATCGTACTCCTCCCGCCGTCAGAgtcaaagaggaaaaggaggacaCTGCCTACGACAAGTACAACCAGAGGGGGGCGCCGCCAGGAGGACAACTTAATGGACAGAGAGcgggggaggaggcggagaggaggagaaatcatgagagggaaggagagagagaggaagacagacaa agagacgacagaagagagggagacagacagagacgagagagagagggagacaggagaagggagacagacagagacgacagaagagagacggacagagatgGTGAGACAAGGAAAGAGACAGACCGGGACAGAGATGATAGAAgaagagagacggacagagacagcagaagagagagagacgatgaTAGAAGACAGATGgtgaagagagagtga
- the rbmx2 gene encoding RNA-binding motif protein, X-linked 2 isoform X1 — MNPLTKVKLINELNEREADLGVKESVSWHTEYKDSAWIFVGGFPFELTEGDIICVFSQYGEVVNINLVRDKKTGKSKGFCFICYEDQRSTILAVDNFNGIKIKGRTIRVDHVKDYRPPKDSEDIDDITKHLRDEGCAPTATKSTSSSSSSSEEDEQYVIPVKKLKKDKKEKKKKKKKKKKAEQERGSRVSSSASPPLHRTPPAVRVKEEKEDTAYDKYNQRGAPPGGQLNGQRAGEEAERRRNHEREGEREEDRQRETDRDYKREREGDRRRETDRDYKREGDRRRETDRDDRREREGDRRRETDRDDRREREGDRRRETDRDDRREREGDRRRETDRDDNREGERRRETDRDDNREGDRRRETDRDDRREGDRQRREREGDRRRETDRDDRRETDRDGETRKETDRDRDDRRRETDRDSRRERDDDRRQMVKRE, encoded by the exons ATGAA TCCGCTGACGAAGGTGAAGCTAATCAACGAGCTGAACGAGCGGGAGGCGGACCTCGGCGTGAaggagtctgtttcctggcaCACGGAGTACAAAGACAGCGCCTGGATCTTTGTAG GAGGATTTCCGTTCGAGCTGACTGAAGGTGACATCATCTGCGTGTTCTCTCA GTACGGCGAGGTCGTCAACATCAACCTGGTGCGAGACAAGAAGACAGGGAAGTCCAAAGGTTTCTGCTTCATCTGCTACGAGGACCAGCGCAGCACCATCCTCGCTGTCGACAACTTCAACGGCATCAAG ATTAAAGGTCGGACCATTCGTGTGGATCACGTTAAAGACTATCGTCCTCCCAAAGACTCCGAGGACATCGATGACATCACCAAGCATCTGAGGGACGAGGGCTGTGCTCCCACAGCCACCAAGTcgacctcctcttcctcctcttcctccgagGAAGACGAGCAGTACGTCATCCctgtgaagaagctgaagaaag ataaaaaagagaagaagaaaaagaagaagaagaagaagaaggcagagcaggagagagggagccgGGTGTCCTCCTCTGCCTCGCCTCCTCTTCATCGTACTCCTCCCGCCGTCAGAgtcaaagaggaaaaggaggacaCTGCCTACGACAAGTACAACCAGAGGGGGGCGCCGCCAGGAGGACAACTTAATGGACAGAGAGcgggggaggaggcggagaggaggagaaatcatgagagggaaggagagagagaggaagacagacaaagagagacagacagagactacaaaagagagagagagggagacagacgaagagagacagacagagactacaaaagagagggagacagacgaagggagacagacagagacgatagaagagagagagagggagacagacgaagggagacagacagagacgacagaagagagagagagggagacagacgaagggagacagacagagacgacagaagagagagagagggagacagacgaagggagacagacagagacgacaatagagagggagagagacgaagggagacagacagagacgacaatagagagggagacagacgaagggagacagacagagacgacagaagagagggagacagacagagacgagagagagagggagacaggagaagggagacagacagagacgacagaagagagacggacagagatgGTGAGACAAGGAAAGAGACAGACCGGGACAGAGATGATAGAAgaagagagacggacagagacagcagaagagagagagacgatgaTAGAAGACAGATGgtgaagagagagtga
- the rbmx2 gene encoding RNA-binding motif protein, X-linked 2 isoform X2, producing the protein MNPLTKVKLINELNEREADLGVKESVSWHTEYKDSAWIFVGGFPFELTEGDIICVFSQYGEVVNINLVRDKKTGKSKGFCFICYEDQRSTILAVDNFNGIKIKGRTIRVDHVKDYRPPKDSEDIDDITKHLRDEGCAPTATKSTSSSSSSSEEDEQYVIPVKKLKKDKKEKKKKKKKKKKAEQERGSRVSSSASPPLHRTPPAVRVKEEKEDTAYDKYNQRGAPPGGQLNGQRAGEEAERRRNHEREGEREEDRQRDDNREGDRRRETDRDDRREGDRQRREREGDRRRETDRDDRRETDRDGETRKETDRDRDDRRRETDRDSRRERDDDRRQMVKRE; encoded by the exons ATGAA TCCGCTGACGAAGGTGAAGCTAATCAACGAGCTGAACGAGCGGGAGGCGGACCTCGGCGTGAaggagtctgtttcctggcaCACGGAGTACAAAGACAGCGCCTGGATCTTTGTAG GAGGATTTCCGTTCGAGCTGACTGAAGGTGACATCATCTGCGTGTTCTCTCA GTACGGCGAGGTCGTCAACATCAACCTGGTGCGAGACAAGAAGACAGGGAAGTCCAAAGGTTTCTGCTTCATCTGCTACGAGGACCAGCGCAGCACCATCCTCGCTGTCGACAACTTCAACGGCATCAAG ATTAAAGGTCGGACCATTCGTGTGGATCACGTTAAAGACTATCGTCCTCCCAAAGACTCCGAGGACATCGATGACATCACCAAGCATCTGAGGGACGAGGGCTGTGCTCCCACAGCCACCAAGTcgacctcctcttcctcctcttcctccgagGAAGACGAGCAGTACGTCATCCctgtgaagaagctgaagaaag ataaaaaagagaagaagaaaaagaagaagaagaagaagaaggcagagcaggagagagggagccgGGTGTCCTCCTCTGCCTCGCCTCCTCTTCATCGTACTCCTCCCGCCGTCAGAgtcaaagaggaaaaggaggacaCTGCCTACGACAAGTACAACCAGAGGGGGGCGCCGCCAGGAGGACAACTTAATGGACAGAGAGcgggggaggaggcggagaggaggagaaatcatgagagggaaggagagagagaggaagacagacaa agagacgacaatagagagggagacagacgaagggagacagacagagacgacagaagagagggagacagacagagacgagagagagagggagacaggagaagggagacagacagagacgacagaagagagacggacagagatgGTGAGACAAGGAAAGAGACAGACCGGGACAGAGATGATAGAAgaagagagacggacagagacagcagaagagagagagacgatgaTAGAAGACAGATGgtgaagagagagtga
- the siah2l gene encoding E3 ubiquitin-protein ligase Siah2: protein MFPPLDAMSSPSSAGGPGAGKAGGGKPAASGVNSVTGSDSAPPAAAGSLLPAGPSRHPAGLAALFECPVCLDSVLPPILQCQAGHLLCNLCRQKLSCCPTCRGPLTPSIRNLAMEKVASTLPFPCKYLSAGCLLSLHHSEKPDHEEVCEFRPYTCPCPGATCKWHGSLEAVMPHLMHAHKSITTLQGEDIVFLATDITLPGAVDWVMMQSCFSHHFMLVLEKQEKYEGHQQFFAVVLLIGTRKQAENFAYRLELNGNRRRLTWEATPRSIHDGVAAAILNSDCLVFDTSIAHLFADNGNLGINVTISMC from the exons ATGTTCCCGCCGCTGGACGCCATGAGCAGTCCGTCCTCAGCCGGAGGACCCGGA GCGGGCAAAGCAGGCGGAGGGAAGC ctgccgcctCCGGTGTGAACTCCGTCACCGGGTCGGACTCTGCCCCTCCTGCCGCCGCCGGGTCCCTGCTCCCGGCCGGACCGAGCCGGCACCCCGCGGGGCTCGCGGCTCTGTTCGAGTGTCCCGTGTGTTTGGACTCCGTCCTGCCGCCCATCCTGCAGTGCCAGGCCGGGCACCTGCTGTGTAACCTCTGCCGCCAGAAGCTGAGCTGCTGCCCCACCTGCCGGGGCCCGCTCACCCCGAGCATCCGCAACCTGGCCATGGAGAAGGTGGCCTCCACGCTGCCGTTCCCCTGCAAG TACTTGTCGGCCGGCTGTCTGCTGTCTCTTCACCACAGTGAGAAGCCCGATCACGAGGAGGTGTGCGAGTTCAGGCCGTACACGTGTCCGTGCCCCGGGGCGACCTGCAAGTGGCATGGCTCGCTGGAGGCCGTCATGCCACACCTGATGCACGCGCACAAGTCAATCACGACGCTGCAG gGGGAGGACATCGTCTTCCTGGCGACAGACATCACTCTCCCGGGCGCCGTGGACTGGGTGATGATGCAGTCGTGTTTCAGTCACCACTTCATGCTCGTCTTGGAGAAGCAGGAGAAGTACGAGGGCCATCAGCAGTTCTTTGCCGTCGTGCTGCTTATTGGCACCCGCAAGCAGGCCGAGAACTTTGCCTACCGCCTGGAGCTCAACGGCAACCGCCGCCGGCTCACCTGGGAGGCCACACCACGCTCCATCCACGACGGGGTGGCGGCCGCAATCTTGAACAGTGACTGCCTGGTGTTTGACACCTCTATCGCCCACCTGTTCGCCGACAATGGTAACCTGGGAATTAACGTCACCATCTCCATGTGCTGA